One Alcaligenes ammonioxydans DNA segment encodes these proteins:
- a CDS encoding bifunctional acetate--CoA ligase family protein/GNAT family N-acetyltransferase has protein sequence MAALRHRLTALFEPRSVLVVSTLPLPLIKDVPGRLVGRITQARITATQVIVPDRLEGLTGTQRLDLALVCIEPVRLPQALDAIRVHKPRVVLLLPSNLASRDPMEDMVYARSWARINNCLVLGPRAFGIQRPHLGINLSHEPQMALAGRVALVSQSRSITSALMDWAEDVSLGFSAIVSVGDEAVIDVPEVLEYLAMDPRTDSIALYLEHTPASRRFTSALHAVAAVKPVVVLKVGAQRQQGEAHEAVFNALMRRVGAVRIRYFVQLFSALKVLVYTRRPKGRRIALFSNGNGAAQMALDVLGADAAVTCPELAPSTQRALDNLLAPGDQVQNPVVTYVPLTPMRIDSVISTLLDDKDIDGVLVLLTPDPLADMPAVSRELAMLSASARKPIITCLIGDADMRPLRHLLDGVGTPAFRTPDTAANAFDLLARYHYNQHLSQQTLPPLPLGTLPEVEPARELVRQIQSERREASEQECRDLLRYFHVPVIDLRVTHDQGEPDPDVPLMGIRFETDDKLGPYAVFGAADHADWLSSSYPAVELPPLNRYLARQLVERSPLWRKSLSSQLTPLVLTQLLQVLERLSDLMSELPGVRRVVLDPIMAGENSLYIKSISISLSRQSMLVLPETAGYRHMAIHPYPRHMIERRQFKDGQRWTLRPIRPEDAEALQTFMRGLSDESRYMRFVSMLRELTPRMLSRYTRIDYDRELALIATVRSPNPDNRNHPRDEIIGFAHYLRNGDGRGAEYALVIGDAWQRRGLGVTLMEALIQAAAEQGLTYIDGYVLASNTPMQALMKRLGFQNDADPEDPSMRRVWLDLGETRRSD, from the coding sequence ATGGCAGCCTTAAGGCATCGTCTGACAGCATTGTTTGAGCCCCGTTCGGTATTGGTCGTATCCACATTACCCTTGCCGCTTATCAAGGATGTGCCGGGGCGGCTGGTGGGCCGCATTACCCAGGCCCGTATTACGGCGACCCAGGTTATCGTGCCCGACCGGCTTGAAGGGCTGACAGGTACACAGCGCCTGGATCTGGCGCTGGTCTGTATCGAGCCGGTGCGCTTGCCGCAGGCGCTGGATGCGATTCGCGTCCACAAGCCCCGAGTGGTGCTGCTCTTGCCCTCGAATCTGGCCTCCCGCGATCCCATGGAAGACATGGTGTATGCCCGATCCTGGGCGCGCATCAATAATTGCCTGGTGCTGGGGCCGCGCGCGTTTGGAATACAGCGGCCGCATCTGGGCATCAATTTGAGTCATGAGCCACAAATGGCGCTGGCGGGCCGGGTGGCTCTGGTGTCCCAGTCACGCTCGATTACCTCGGCCTTGATGGACTGGGCTGAAGATGTCAGCCTGGGCTTTTCTGCCATTGTGTCCGTCGGGGACGAGGCCGTGATCGACGTGCCTGAAGTGCTGGAGTATCTGGCCATGGACCCACGCACGGACAGCATCGCCTTGTATCTGGAGCACACACCGGCCTCGCGTCGTTTTACCAGCGCTTTACATGCGGTGGCGGCGGTCAAGCCAGTGGTGGTCTTGAAAGTTGGCGCCCAGCGTCAGCAGGGTGAGGCGCACGAGGCCGTGTTCAATGCCTTGATGCGGCGTGTGGGGGCGGTACGCATACGTTATTTTGTGCAGCTGTTCTCGGCCCTGAAAGTGCTGGTTTACACCCGTCGCCCCAAAGGGCGGCGCATTGCCCTGTTCTCTAACGGCAATGGGGCTGCGCAGATGGCCCTGGATGTGTTAGGGGCGGATGCTGCAGTGACGTGCCCGGAACTGGCACCCTCGACCCAGCGAGCCCTGGATAACCTCCTGGCTCCTGGTGATCAGGTTCAGAACCCGGTGGTGACCTATGTGCCATTGACGCCCATGCGCATCGATTCGGTTATTTCCACCTTGCTCGATGACAAGGATATCGACGGCGTCCTGGTCTTGCTCACGCCCGATCCGCTGGCCGACATGCCGGCCGTATCCCGCGAGCTGGCCATGTTGTCGGCCAGTGCGCGCAAACCCATCATCACTTGCCTGATTGGGGACGCGGATATGCGCCCCTTGCGTCATTTGCTCGATGGCGTGGGCACGCCTGCTTTCCGTACCCCGGATACGGCTGCCAACGCCTTTGACCTGCTGGCTCGTTATCACTACAACCAGCATTTGTCACAGCAAACCCTGCCGCCTTTGCCGCTGGGCACTTTGCCAGAGGTGGAGCCTGCCCGTGAGCTGGTACGGCAGATTCAAAGTGAGCGCCGTGAAGCCAGCGAGCAGGAGTGCCGTGATCTGCTGCGTTATTTCCATGTTCCCGTGATTGATCTGCGGGTGACCCACGATCAAGGCGAGCCCGACCCGGATGTGCCGTTGATGGGGATTCGCTTTGAGACCGATGACAAGCTCGGCCCTTATGCCGTTTTTGGCGCAGCCGATCATGCCGATTGGCTTTCATCGTCTTATCCCGCGGTCGAATTGCCTCCGCTGAACCGGTATCTGGCGCGCCAGCTGGTCGAACGTAGCCCCCTTTGGCGCAAGAGCCTGTCCTCGCAACTGACGCCTTTGGTCCTGACGCAGCTTTTGCAGGTCCTGGAACGCTTGTCGGACTTGATGAGCGAGCTGCCCGGCGTGCGCCGGGTTGTGCTCGATCCCATCATGGCGGGCGAGAACAGCCTGTATATCAAGAGCATCTCAATCTCGCTGAGCAGGCAGTCCATGCTGGTGCTGCCCGAGACGGCGGGCTACCGCCACATGGCGATTCATCCTTATCCGCGTCACATGATCGAGCGGCGCCAGTTCAAGGATGGACAGCGCTGGACCTTGCGGCCTATCCGTCCGGAAGATGCCGAGGCCCTGCAGACGTTCATGCGGGGCTTGTCGGATGAAAGCCGCTACATGCGTTTCGTGTCCATGCTGCGTGAGCTGACCCCACGGATGCTGTCGCGCTACACCCGTATCGACTACGACCGGGAGCTGGCGCTGATTGCAACCGTGCGTTCCCCCAATCCGGACAATCGTAACCATCCCCGTGACGAAATCATTGGCTTTGCCCACTATTTGCGTAACGGTGATGGACGGGGGGCGGAGTATGCGCTGGTCATTGGGGACGCCTGGCAGCGTCGCGGCCTGGGTGTGACCCTGATGGAGGCGTTGATTCAGGCCGCCGCCGAACAGGGCCTGACGTACATTGATGGTTATGTGCTGGCCTCCAATACGCCCATGCAGGCCCTGATGAAGCGGTTGGGCTTCCAGAACGACGCAGACCCGGAAGATCCCAGCATGCGTCGGGTCTGGCTGGATCTGGGTGAGACGCGTCGTTCGGACTAG
- the mgtA gene encoding magnesium-translocating P-type ATPase — translation MSIQQHRSPLRSVDHDAKLRTATETGLSLETTLAAVQANLNGLTDAEALSRLTEYGPNEVARDKPAHALIQLALAFKNPFIAVLMVLAAVSAVTDIILPMRSGEAADYTGVLIIVVMVTLSGLLRFWQEYRSGKAAQALKAMVRTTASVQRRSTVSSATVLREIPMSQIVPGDIVRLSAGDMVPADLRLIESRDLFVSQAALTGEALPVEKYDVFSAVSSKSATAPRAQTGVLEQNNLCFMGTNVVSGTATAVVVATGAKTYFGSLAKAIVGSRAETAFDRGVNSVSWLLIRFMLVMVPVVLLINGFSKGDWTEAFLFALAVAVGLTPEMLPMIVSSNLAKGAVAMAKSKVVVKRLNAIQNFGAMDILCTDKTGTLTQDRIILEHHLGLDDRNCPRILELALLNSLHQSGVKNLMDQAVLRFAQKTPSALQAIGSYRKIDELPFDFVRRRLSVVVQNPQGEQLMVCKGAVEEMLSVATHLQDGDQRRLLDTEQRARLLKMAYRYNSDGFRVLLIATRRIPVEQAKSRYEAQDECQMTVQGLLTFLDPPKESAAQAIAALTEHGVAVKVLTGDNEIITAKICREVGLEPGQPLLGPDIERMQEPDLRCAVERHSVFAKLTPLQKSRVLKALQANGHTVGFLGDGINDAPALRDADVGISVDSGTDIAKESADIILLEKSLLVLEEGVIKGRETFGNIIKYLNMTASSNFGNVFSVLVASAFIPFLPMLAIHLLIQNLLYDISQLALPWDRMDKDFLRKPRKWDAKNIGRFMIWIGPTSSIFDITTFVLMWYVFGANTPAVQSLFQSGWFIEGLLSQTLVVHMLRTQKIPFIQSTAALPVMLMTFLIAAVGIYLPFSGVGAMVGLQPLPWEYFPWLVGTLLTYCLVAQGMKMLYIRRFGQWF, via the coding sequence ATGAGCATTCAACAACACCGTTCGCCACTGCGCTCAGTGGACCACGACGCCAAACTGCGCACGGCTACCGAAACCGGGCTGAGCCTGGAGACGACTCTGGCCGCTGTACAGGCCAACCTGAACGGCCTGACCGATGCCGAGGCCTTGAGCCGCCTGACCGAATATGGCCCTAACGAGGTCGCACGGGACAAACCCGCCCACGCCCTGATTCAGCTGGCCCTGGCCTTCAAGAACCCCTTTATCGCGGTGCTGATGGTGCTGGCTGCGGTCAGCGCCGTCACTGACATCATCCTGCCCATGCGTTCGGGCGAAGCAGCGGACTACACCGGCGTGCTGATTATTGTGGTCATGGTCACCTTGAGCGGCCTGCTGCGTTTCTGGCAGGAATATCGTTCCGGCAAAGCCGCCCAGGCCCTGAAAGCCATGGTGCGTACCACCGCCAGCGTGCAGCGACGCTCCACCGTCTCCAGCGCGACCGTATTGCGCGAAATCCCCATGAGCCAGATCGTGCCCGGCGATATCGTCCGCCTGTCGGCGGGCGACATGGTCCCGGCCGATCTTCGACTGATCGAGTCTCGCGATCTGTTCGTCAGTCAGGCCGCGCTGACCGGTGAAGCACTGCCGGTCGAAAAGTACGATGTCTTTAGCGCCGTCAGCAGCAAAAGCGCCACGGCACCCCGTGCCCAGACCGGCGTGCTGGAACAGAACAACCTGTGCTTTATGGGCACCAACGTGGTCAGCGGTACGGCCACGGCAGTCGTGGTGGCCACCGGCGCGAAAACCTACTTTGGCTCGCTGGCCAAAGCTATTGTCGGTTCGCGCGCCGAGACTGCTTTTGACCGGGGCGTGAACAGCGTTAGCTGGCTGCTGATTCGCTTCATGCTGGTCATGGTGCCTGTTGTGCTGCTGATCAACGGTTTTTCCAAAGGCGACTGGACTGAAGCCTTCCTGTTCGCACTGGCCGTTGCCGTCGGCCTGACCCCTGAAATGCTGCCCATGATTGTGTCCTCCAACCTGGCTAAAGGCGCGGTTGCCATGGCCAAGAGCAAGGTGGTGGTCAAACGCCTGAACGCGATCCAGAACTTTGGCGCCATGGACATACTATGCACCGACAAGACCGGCACCCTGACGCAAGATCGGATTATTCTGGAGCACCATCTGGGTCTGGATGATCGTAACTGCCCACGCATTCTGGAATTGGCCTTGCTCAATAGCCTGCACCAAAGTGGCGTCAAGAACCTGATGGACCAGGCCGTGCTGCGTTTTGCACAAAAGACCCCATCTGCCCTGCAAGCAATCGGTTCCTATCGCAAGATCGATGAACTGCCTTTCGATTTTGTGCGACGCCGCCTGTCGGTCGTGGTGCAAAACCCGCAAGGCGAACAGCTCATGGTTTGCAAAGGCGCCGTGGAGGAAATGCTCAGCGTCGCCACCCATCTGCAAGACGGCGACCAGCGCCGCCTACTGGACACCGAGCAGCGGGCCCGTCTGCTGAAAATGGCTTACCGCTACAACTCGGACGGCTTTCGTGTCTTGCTGATTGCCACTCGCCGCATTCCTGTCGAACAGGCCAAGAGCCGTTACGAAGCCCAGGACGAGTGCCAGATGACGGTGCAAGGCTTGCTGACCTTTCTGGACCCACCAAAGGAAAGTGCTGCCCAGGCGATTGCCGCCCTGACCGAGCACGGTGTGGCCGTGAAAGTCCTGACCGGCGACAACGAAATCATTACCGCGAAAATCTGCCGTGAAGTGGGCCTGGAGCCCGGCCAGCCTTTGCTTGGACCTGATATCGAACGCATGCAAGAGCCCGATCTGCGTTGCGCTGTCGAGCGCCACTCGGTATTTGCAAAACTGACGCCGCTGCAAAAGTCGCGTGTTCTCAAAGCGCTGCAGGCCAATGGTCATACCGTCGGTTTTCTGGGCGATGGCATCAACGACGCCCCCGCCCTGCGTGATGCCGACGTGGGCATTTCGGTAGATAGCGGCACGGATATTGCCAAAGAGTCGGCGGACATCATCTTGCTGGAAAAGAGCCTGCTGGTTCTGGAAGAAGGCGTAATCAAAGGCCGCGAGACTTTTGGCAACATCATCAAGTACCTGAACATGACGGCCAGCTCCAACTTTGGCAATGTGTTCTCCGTGTTGGTGGCCAGCGCCTTCATCCCTTTCCTGCCCATGCTGGCCATCCACTTGCTGATTCAGAATCTGCTCTACGATATCTCCCAACTGGCTTTGCCCTGGGACCGCATGGACAAGGATTTTCTGCGCAAGCCCCGCAAATGGGATGCCAAAAACATTGGCCGCTTCATGATCTGGATCGGGCCGACCTCGTCCATCTTCGACATCACCACCTTTGTCTTGATGTGGTACGTATTTGGGGCAAATACGCCCGCAGTGCAATCGCTGTTTCAGTCCGGCTGGTTTATTGAAGGCTTGCTCTCGCAGACACTGGTTGTTCACATGCTACGTACGCAAAAAATCCCCTTCATCCAAAGCACAGCGGCCCTGCCTGTGATGCTGATGACCTTCCTGATCGCCGCTGTTGGCATCTACCTGCCCTTCTCCGGCGTGGGTGCCATGGTGGGCCTGCAGCCTTTGCCTTGGGAGTATTTCCCATGGCTGGTCGGCACCTTGCTGACTTACTGCCTGGTCGCACAAGGTATGAAAATGCTGTACATCCGCCGCTTTGGTCAGTGGTTCTAA
- a CDS encoding sensor histidine kinase, with protein sequence MKPPFSALSSNTYRALALVGLCILMVLVFIADTVTNYAIAAAVFHTPLLLIAIRFLSARLVIALTGISMALTVVSVLLTRSGDYDVGLINTGISLVAIAVTAYLGLKLKSVQAAAHETREHLLRLSRLTTLGQLSTSIAHEVSQPLAAINSSAGACQRWLEASPPNIEKAQAAAQRIVYDAQRAKDVLDRVRSITRNEAPASSAFDLNLALTELLSLSSGEMQHHHIDLRLALQTDLPPVYADRVQIQQVMANLLLNAIEALSPPSSSHAACISIETSFLPGDKPQTGKVLFSIKDNGPGLSGTQLSELFNTFWTTKPTGLGLGLTISRTIIDANNGHIWATHQTDGGAAFHFTLPLAP encoded by the coding sequence ATGAAACCACCCTTTAGCGCCTTGTCGAGCAACACCTACCGCGCCTTGGCCCTGGTGGGCCTGTGTATTTTAATGGTGCTGGTCTTTATCGCCGACACCGTGACCAACTATGCAATTGCTGCCGCTGTCTTTCATACGCCGCTGCTGCTGATTGCGATTCGTTTTCTGTCTGCGCGGCTGGTCATTGCACTGACCGGCATCAGCATGGCGCTGACCGTAGTCAGTGTCCTGCTGACTCGTTCGGGCGATTACGACGTGGGCCTGATCAATACCGGAATCAGCCTTGTTGCCATTGCGGTCACTGCGTACCTGGGCCTCAAGCTCAAATCCGTGCAGGCAGCCGCCCATGAAACGCGTGAACATTTGCTGCGCCTGTCTCGCTTGACCACTCTGGGGCAACTGAGCACCTCGATTGCCCATGAAGTCAGCCAGCCCCTGGCCGCCATCAACAGCAGCGCCGGTGCCTGCCAACGCTGGCTGGAGGCTTCGCCGCCCAATATAGAGAAAGCCCAAGCTGCCGCACAGCGAATCGTCTACGACGCACAGCGCGCCAAAGATGTGCTGGATCGGGTGCGCAGCATTACCCGCAACGAGGCGCCCGCCAGCAGTGCTTTTGATTTGAACCTGGCCTTGACCGAACTGCTCAGCCTGTCGAGTGGCGAGATGCAACACCATCATATTGACCTGCGTCTGGCCTTGCAGACTGACTTGCCCCCCGTCTATGCGGATCGCGTACAGATTCAGCAAGTAATGGCCAATCTGCTGCTCAATGCCATTGAAGCGCTCAGCCCTCCTTCGAGTTCCCACGCCGCGTGCATCAGCATAGAAACCAGCTTCCTGCCCGGTGACAAACCTCAGACTGGCAAGGTGCTCTTTTCCATTAAAGACAATGGACCGGGTTTATCCGGCACCCAATTGTCTGAGCTGTTTAATACGTTCTGGACCACCAAACCCACTGGGCTGGGGCTGGGCCTGACCATCAGCCGCACGATTATCGATGCCAATAACGGCCATATCTGGGCCACCCATCAAACCGACGGCGGCGCAGCCTTTCACTTCACCTTACCTTTGGCGCCATGA
- a CDS encoding response regulator transcription factor, whose translation MTDNLDSSLTTPTVYIIDDDPSIRAALDDLLASVGVKALSFASTRDFLAHPLSDAPACLVLDVRMPEQSGTDFHAQMASRGLHMPVIFMTGHGDIHMAVKAIKQGAWDFLTKPFIDQALIDAVQSALAADAQRKEQARSRLTLQQRWDSLNPGERDVFVRVVQGLLNKQIAAELNVKEVTVKVRRARVMQKMQAGSLAELVRQFDQLNAETGP comes from the coding sequence ATGACAGACAACCTGGACTCTTCTTTGACCACGCCCACGGTCTATATCATTGATGATGACCCTTCAATTCGCGCCGCTCTGGACGATCTGCTGGCCAGTGTGGGAGTAAAGGCACTGAGCTTTGCCTCTACCCGCGATTTTCTGGCTCATCCGCTGTCCGATGCGCCCGCCTGTCTGGTGCTGGATGTGCGCATGCCCGAACAAAGCGGCACGGACTTTCATGCACAGATGGCATCACGCGGTTTGCATATGCCGGTCATATTCATGACCGGTCATGGTGATATTCATATGGCGGTCAAAGCGATCAAACAGGGGGCCTGGGACTTCCTGACCAAGCCTTTTATAGATCAGGCTCTGATTGATGCCGTGCAGTCCGCCCTGGCAGCCGATGCCCAGCGCAAGGAACAAGCCAGGTCCCGGCTGACCTTGCAGCAGCGCTGGGACAGCCTGAACCCCGGCGAGCGTGATGTGTTTGTGCGTGTGGTACAGGGCTTGCTGAACAAACAAATTGCCGCCGAACTGAATGTGAAGGAAGTCACGGTCAAAGTGCGACGCGCCCGTGTCATGCAGAAAATGCAGGCTGGCTCTCTGGCAGAGCTGGTGCGGCAATTCGATCAGCTCAATGCGGAGACAGGGCCGTAA
- the gltX gene encoding glutamate--tRNA ligase yields the protein MSTSTSNVIRTRFAPSPTGYLHLGGARTALFSWAFARHHQGTFVLRIEDTDLERSTPEAVQGILDGMQWLGLDADEGPFYQMQRMDRYREVIAQLLKDGHAYYCYSSPEEVEAMREKARAMGQKPRYDGTWRPEAGKQLPAIPADRKPVVRFKSPQAGATSWDDMVKGRISFDNSELDDLVIARPDGTPTYNFCVVVDDWDMAITHVIRGDDHVNNTPRQIVILQALGATLPEYGHVPMILGPDGEKLSKRHGAVSIMDYDKDGYLPEAMINYLARLGWSHGDDELFTREQLVEWFDTRSLSKSASQWDPKKLNWVNAHYIKASDNADLAERVAPRIEALGGKTDGQDLPGIMGLLKDRAETLNQLAEGALLFCRPFEPASDELMAEVLTPEARVLLRDFANKAISLPQWNTENLAALIKQVLAEHNVKMPKLAIPLRVAVTGQKQTPAVDAVLALVGRDKVLGRLAGL from the coding sequence ATGAGCACGTCTACTTCCAACGTCATCCGCACCCGTTTCGCCCCCTCTCCCACCGGTTACCTGCATCTGGGCGGCGCGCGTACTGCCCTGTTTTCCTGGGCTTTTGCCCGCCATCATCAAGGCACCTTTGTGCTGCGCATTGAAGATACAGATCTGGAGCGTTCCACCCCCGAGGCGGTGCAAGGCATTCTGGATGGCATGCAGTGGCTGGGCCTGGATGCAGACGAAGGCCCTTTCTACCAGATGCAGCGCATGGACCGCTACCGCGAGGTCATCGCCCAGTTGCTGAAGGACGGCCATGCTTATTACTGCTACAGCAGCCCGGAGGAAGTGGAGGCCATGCGCGAAAAAGCGCGGGCCATGGGCCAAAAGCCACGCTACGATGGAACCTGGCGCCCTGAAGCCGGCAAGCAATTGCCGGCCATTCCTGCCGACCGCAAGCCTGTGGTGCGTTTCAAAAGCCCGCAGGCTGGCGCAACCAGCTGGGACGACATGGTCAAGGGCCGCATCAGTTTTGACAATAGCGAACTGGACGATCTGGTCATTGCCCGTCCTGACGGTACGCCAACCTATAACTTTTGCGTGGTGGTAGACGATTGGGACATGGCAATCACACATGTGATCCGCGGCGATGACCATGTCAACAACACCCCTCGTCAGATTGTGATCTTGCAGGCCCTGGGCGCAACCCTGCCCGAATACGGCCATGTGCCCATGATTCTGGGTCCCGATGGCGAAAAGCTCTCCAAGCGTCACGGTGCGGTCAGCATCATGGATTACGACAAGGACGGTTATCTGCCTGAAGCCATGATCAATTACCTGGCCCGTTTGGGCTGGAGCCATGGTGATGACGAGCTGTTCACTCGCGAGCAGTTGGTAGAGTGGTTTGATACGCGCAGTCTGAGCAAGTCGGCTTCGCAGTGGGACCCCAAGAAGTTGAACTGGGTCAATGCCCACTACATCAAGGCCAGTGACAATGCAGATCTGGCCGAACGTGTCGCGCCACGTATCGAGGCCCTGGGTGGCAAAACGGATGGCCAGGATCTGCCCGGCATCATGGGTTTGTTGAAAGACCGTGCCGAGACCTTGAATCAGCTGGCTGAGGGCGCCTTATTGTTCTGCCGTCCTTTCGAGCCTGCCAGCGATGAACTGATGGCGGAGGTCCTGACACCGGAGGCCCGTGTCCTGCTGCGCGATTTTGCCAATAAGGCGATCAGCTTGCCGCAATGGAATACAGAAAACCTGGCCGCCTTGATCAAGCAGGTCCTGGCCGAACACAACGTAAAAATGCCCAAATTGGCCATTCCTTTGCGGGTTGCCGTAACAGGCCAGAAGCAAACGCCTGCCGTGGATGCCGTGCTGGCATTGGTGGGACGCGATAAAGTATTGGGACGACTGGCAGGTTTGTAA